ATTTCCAGTGCCACCTGAAGCGCGGCCACGGCACGGTGGACATGCGGCACGCCATCGAGCAGTCCTGCAACGTGTACTTCTACACGCTGGGCAGCCTGCTGAACATCGATCAGATCCACAAGTGGGCCACGCGGCTCGGGCTCGGGGTCAAGTCGGAGGTCGATCTGCCCCACGAGATCGAAGGCCTCATGCCCTCCACCGAGTGGAAACGGAAGCGCTACAACGAGAAGTGGTACCCGGGAGAAACCATCTCGGTCGCGATCGGGCAGGGCCAGGTGTCGGTGACGCCGATCTCGCTCGCGCTGATGATGGCGACGGTGGCAAACGGCGGGACGCTCTTCAAGCCGCAGCTCCTCAAGGCGGTCGATGAAGGGCAGGGGTGGAAGCCGCTTCCGCCCGCCTCCGTGCGTTCGCTCGCGCAGATGAAGCCGTCGACGGTCGCGGCGCTTCACGACGGGCTCTGGATGGTGATCAACGCCGCCGGGACCGGCGGCCGCGGCCGCATCCCGGGACGCGACGTCGCGGGGAAGACCGGCACGGCGCAGGTGATCTCGCTGCAGGGAGGGAAGGCCGCCGCCGGGCGGACCGACAAGGACCTGCGCGACCACGGCTGGTTCGTGTTCTTCGCGCCGCGCGACAACCCGGAGATCGCCGGGGTCGTATTCGCGGAGCACTCCGAGCACGGCTATCTCGCGGCGCCGATCGCGAAATACGCGATGGAAACGTACTTCGCCAGGAAGGAAGGGCGCCCGCTGCCGGAATGGCCCGCGCCACGGCCGGCTCCCGCGGCGCAGGTGGCGGCCAACGCCGTCGGGATGCCCTGACATGTTCGAACGCCGCCTCTACTTCCACATCGACTGGCTGCTGCTCGGCGCGATCCTGCTGCTCGCGGGGCTTGGGGTCGCGATGATCTACAGCACGACGTACGACCCGGTGAGGGAAGTCGCGTCGCGCGAGGTCTACACGCAGCTCTACGCGCTCGCGCTCGGCGTCGCCGCCATGGCGGTCTGCATGTCGATCGACTACCGCCGTCTCGCGGAGCACTCGCTGCTGATCTACGGCTGCCTGATCGTGCTCCTCGTCTACGTGCTGCTCTTCGGGCTGACGCGCGGCGGGTCGCAGCGCTGGATCAACCTGCGGGCGTTCAACCTGCAGCCCTCGGAGTTCGGGCGCATGGTCGTTGCGCTCGTCCTGGCGATGTACTTCGGCGAGAACCGCCGCGGCGCGCGCACCCCCGGCGACCTGCTCATCGGCGCCGCGTTCGTCTCGGTGCCGTTCGTGCTCGTGGCGAAGCAGCCTGACCTGGGCACCGCGGTGACGCTGCTGCCGGTGTTCCTCGGCATCGCCTACATCGCGGGCATGCGGCTGCGGCTGCTCGTCGTCGTCGCGATCGTCGGCGCCCTGATGGCGCCCGTGGCGTGGAAGTACGGCCTCAAGGATTACCAGCGCCAGCGCATGGAGACATTCGTCAGCCCCGAGCGCGACGCGCGCGGCGCCGGCTACCAGCAGATCCAGGCGCGGATCACCGTCGGCTCCGGCGGCCTGGCCGGCAAGGGATTCATGAAGGGCACCCAGGGACAATACAAGTTCCTGCCGGTCGCCCACAACGATTTCATCTTCTCGGTGCTCGCGGAGGAGCAGGGATTCATCGGCGTCCTCGTCGCGCTCGGGCTGTACCTCTTCATCATCCTCAGGTCGCTCGAAGCGGCGCGGCTCGCCAAAGACCGGCTCGGCGCGTATCTCGTCGTGGGAATCGTGTCGGGCTTCTCGTTCCAGGTGATTTACAACATCACGATGTCGGCCGGCCTCGCGCCGGTCAAAGGGCTGACGCTGCCGCTTCTGAGCTACGGCGGATCGGCCGTCATTGCCACCCTTGCTGCGTTCGGGCTCGTGCTCAACGTCCGGATGCGGCGCTTCACCAATTAGCATGGACATCCTGTTGTGCGCGATCGTGCCGGCCGGCCTGCTGCCGGGCGCCGTCCGCCTGCGGGGCGCCCTGCGGAGTTCCCTGCATGAACAAGGAGATGATCATCTCCTCGACCGGCCACGAAACGCAGGTGGCCATCCTCGAGGACGACCTCGTGGTCGAGATCTTCATCGAACGCGAGCATCAGCGCGGCGTGGCCGGCAACGTCTACAAGGGGCGCGTCTCCAAGGTCCTTCCGGGGATGCAGTCCGCCTTCGTGGATGTCGGCCTGGAGCGCGACGCGTTCCTGTATGTCTCTGACGTCCTCGCGCCGGACACCGACGACGAGGGGCTGGACACCGACGACGAGGACGGCGCCGAAAGAGCCGAGGGGAGCGCCGAGACGCCCCGCGGGGGCAACGGCCGTGGCGATCGCCGCGGCCGCGGCCGCCGCGACGACGAGCGGCCCGACGCCAAGATCGAAGACCTGCTGAAGGAAGGGCAGGAGATCCTCGTCCAGGTCGTCAAGGAGCCGCTCGGCACCAAGGGCGCGCGGATCACCTCGCACGTCACGATGCCCGGCCGGTTCCTGGTGTTCATGCCGACCGTCGATCACATCGGCGTGTCCCGCAAGATCGAATCCCGCGAGGAGCGCAGCCGGCTCCGCGGCATCGTCCGCGAGTTCCGCGAGCAGCACGGGTTCACGGGCGGCGTCATCATCCGCACCGCCGCATCCGGGCGCCCGAAGGACGACATCCTGAGCGACCTCGAGTACTTCCACCAGGCCTGGACCGAGATCCAGCAGAAGATGTCCGCCACGCGCGCCCCCGCCGTCGTGATGCGCGAGCAGAGCCTGGTGACGAAGCTGCTGCGCGACCTGCTGACCGACGAGTTCTCCACCATCCGGATTGACGACGAGCAGGAGCACCGGCGCGTCGTCGCGCTCGTCGAACGCATGATGCCGGCCCTGCTGCCCCGCGTGAAGCTGTACGCGAAGGACTTCCCGATCTTCGACGAGTACGGCGTGCAGCAGGAGATCGACAAGGCGCTGCGCAGCAAGGTCTGGCTCAAGTCGGGCGGCTACATCGTGATCAACCAGACCGAGGCGCTGGTCGCGATCGACGTCAACACGGGGCGGTACGTCGGCAAGCGCACGGGGCGGCTGGAGGATACGATTCTCAAGACGAACCTCGAGGCCGTGAAGGAAATCGTCCGGCAGATCCGGCTGCGCGACCTGGGGGGCATCATCGTGCTCGACCTGATCGACATGGAGGAGAAGAAGAACCGCCAGAAGGTGTTCCAGGCGGTGGAGCAGGAGCTGCGCAAGGATCGATCCCCGTCGAAGGCGCTGCAGGTCTCCGACTTCGGGCTCGTCATCGTCACGCGCAAGCGCGTGAAGCAGAGCCTCGAGCGCCAGCTCACCGAGCCGTGCCCGTACTGCTCGGGGTCAGGGTTGATCAAATCGAGCGCGACAATCTGTCACGAGATCCTGTCGGAGCTGCAGAAAATCGCGCCGGAGCTGGACGGCCACGACGTCCTGCTGCGCGTGAACCCGGAGATTGCCAAGACGCTGAAGGAAAACGGCGGGGTCGTGCTGAAGGATATCGAGCAGACGCTGGGACGCCAGGTCACCGTACGACCTGACGCCCAGCTGCATCACGAACAGTTCGACGTCATGGCACTTTGAATCCTAGAGTCCCGCGACAGCCCCCGTCGGCAGGTGGATCAGGTAGTGCGTGCCCCC
This portion of the Acidobacteriota bacterium genome encodes:
- a CDS encoding Rne/Rng family ribonuclease, with the protein product MNKEMIISSTGHETQVAILEDDLVVEIFIEREHQRGVAGNVYKGRVSKVLPGMQSAFVDVGLERDAFLYVSDVLAPDTDDEGLDTDDEDGAERAEGSAETPRGGNGRGDRRGRGRRDDERPDAKIEDLLKEGQEILVQVVKEPLGTKGARITSHVTMPGRFLVFMPTVDHIGVSRKIESREERSRLRGIVREFREQHGFTGGVIIRTAASGRPKDDILSDLEYFHQAWTEIQQKMSATRAPAVVMREQSLVTKLLRDLLTDEFSTIRIDDEQEHRRVVALVERMMPALLPRVKLYAKDFPIFDEYGVQQEIDKALRSKVWLKSGGYIVINQTEALVAIDVNTGRYVGKRTGRLEDTILKTNLEAVKEIVRQIRLRDLGGIIVLDLIDMEEKKNRQKVFQAVEQELRKDRSPSKALQVSDFGLVIVTRKRVKQSLERQLTEPCPYCSGSGLIKSSATICHEILSELQKIAPELDGHDVLLRVNPEIAKTLKENGGVVLKDIEQTLGRQVTVRPDAQLHHEQFDVMAL
- the rodA gene encoding rod shape-determining protein RodA translates to MFERRLYFHIDWLLLGAILLLAGLGVAMIYSTTYDPVREVASREVYTQLYALALGVAAMAVCMSIDYRRLAEHSLLIYGCLIVLLVYVLLFGLTRGGSQRWINLRAFNLQPSEFGRMVVALVLAMYFGENRRGARTPGDLLIGAAFVSVPFVLVAKQPDLGTAVTLLPVFLGIAYIAGMRLRLLVVVAIVGALMAPVAWKYGLKDYQRQRMETFVSPERDARGAGYQQIQARITVGSGGLAGKGFMKGTQGQYKFLPVAHNDFIFSVLAEEQGFIGVLVALGLYLFIILRSLEAARLAKDRLGAYLVVGIVSGFSFQVIYNITMSAGLAPVKGLTLPLLSYGGSAVIATLAAFGLVLNVRMRRFTN